In Paroedura picta isolate Pp20150507F chromosome 12, Ppicta_v3.0, whole genome shotgun sequence, one DNA window encodes the following:
- the LOC143821486 gene encoding pyroglutamylated RF-amide peptide receptor-like: MERRLNVTPEALNRLLQEHNMTRQEFITTYGLKPLVYIPELPLSAKVIFLVLYVAIFLLALFGNSLVVYIIIRKKTMRTATNIFICSLACSDLLVTFFCIPFTLLQNVSSEWLGGPFVCKMVPFIQTTAVVSSTLTMTCIAIERYQGIVHPMKIQRQYTNKRAYKMLGCVWTVATIVGSPMLYVQTLEVKYDFLYNLHHVCCLESWHSYQLRRAYAIFILVALFLVPLTVMLFLYTMIAYELWIKKRIGDSSVLSTLSHHEMAKITRKKKRAVVMLVIVVLFFSACWAPFHVVCMLLEYNTLEENYSEITIKIIFAIVQAVGFSNSFNNPVVYTFMNENFKKNFMAILFCSSRNHELTDKQDSQHVERIKVGSTKCIHRKEGQRAQGQLSVENLELGVSSHVT; this comes from the exons ATGGAAAGGCGGCTGAACGTAACTCCCGAAGCTCTGAACAGGCTTCTTCAAGAACACAATATGACCAGGCAAGAGTTCATCACTACTTATGGCCTCAAACCACTTGTGTATATCCCTGAATTGCCTCTCAGTGCCAAGGTCATCTTCCTGGTGCTCTACGTAGCCATCTTTCTACTGGCACTTTTTGGAAACAGCCTAGTGGTCTATATCATCATTAGGAAAAAAACTATGAGAACAGCTACCAATATCTTCATCTGCTCCTTGGCATGCAGCGATCTGCTGGTCACTTTCTTCTGTATTCCCTTCACACTTCTACAAAACGTTTCCTCAGAATGGCTGGGTG GCCCCTTTGTGTGCAAGATGGTCCCCTTCATACAGACCACGGCTGTCGTCAGTAGCACCCTGACCATGACTTGCATCGCCATAGAGAGGTACCAAGGCATTGTCCACCCCATGAAGATCCAGAGGCAGTACACAAATAAGCGAGCCTACAAAATGCTTG GATGTGTCTGGACGGTAGCAACCATTGTAGGATCACCTATGCTTTATGTTCAGACTTTAGAG GTGAAATATGACTTTCTTTATAACCTGCACCATGTCTGCTGTCTGGAATCCTGGCACAGTTATCAGCTGCGTCGTGCATATGCAATTTTCATCCTGGTGGCCTTGTTCCTGGTGCCTCTGACAGTCATGCTGTTCCTCTACACCATGATAGCATATGAATTGTGGATCAAGAAGAGGATTGGCGACTCCTCAGTGCTGAGTACTCTCAGCCACCATGAAATGGCTAAAATAACAAG GAAGAAGAAACGAGCAGTGGTGATGTTGGTCATCGTTGTGTTGTTCTTCTCTGCTTGTTGGGCACCGTTCCATGTAGTCTGCATGTTGCTTGAATACA ATACCCTTGAAGAAAACTACAGTGAAATCACCATAAAGATTATTTTTGCCATTGTCCAAGCAGTTGGGTTCTCCAACTCCTTCAATAACCCTGTCGTCTACACCTTTATGAATGAGAACTTCAAGAAAAACTTCATGGCCATTCTCTTTTGCAGCTCTAGGAACCATGAGCTGACTGACAAACAGGACAGCCAGCACGTAGAGAGAATCAAAGTAGGATCAACAAAATGCATCCACAGGAAGGAGGGCCAACGTGCTCAAGGCCAACTGAGTGTAGAGAACCTGGAACTAGGAGTCAGTAGTCACGTAACCTAA